The genome window TACTGGTAATGATCGCCATGTTTAAAATTATCATCTCATCAGATCACATGATGGCTCCTCGTGCCTGCTTGATtaacatgtatatgtatttgtatgtatgcatgtgtattgtTCCTAAAGATGGTATTTTGTGTACTTTACCTGACATTTAAGGAGGTGTGGCAAATTAAAGGTATGGCCGGAAGTTTTGccccaaaaaaaaaaaagccTCATCCCCTCTTTGATTTTTAGTAAATATGCCTGAGAAACAAGTGATGGTATTTAAGGGGGCACGATTTTGAGGCGAGCTCAACAATTGTTGGTGAGTACTGACCCACCTCTCAGTTTGGTGGATAGAGCTGCAGTGACTGAGAGGTTAGTGAGGGTGATGGTGGAGAAGCCAGCACAGGTGACTATGGAGTAGGGGTTCAGTAGGTACACCAGAGCAGAGGAGGAACCAAACACCCTCAAAAAATTTAACATCAGGATGATCTACGGAGACGAGACATCTGCAGTAGAGCACAGTATTTAATATGGTCTTTTCTTGAGATCACACTTTAGGTGGAGAACCGACGACTTTCCCTTCTTTAGCTTTGTGGATACAGAATTGGATGAGCTGCTTTTCAGAGCAATGATATTAAAGGAGTTCACATGGATTTGCTTTCAGAGCCTTCGACATCTTCCAATAGAATTATCACCTCTTTTCAGCCATCATTATTTGCAATGAAAACAGACTttctgtacagtacagttagcTAGTGCATGGAATGGTAATGATCATCATAACAATTTATactagatataattatcatgtacagTAAAAAGCACACACAAAATATCATCAGAATTAGCAGTCTTGATAACAATAAAATGCACAACAAAAACTAtaaactatagctataaagcAATAGTTACTGAGACGGCAGTTTATTGAGTTTTTCAAGTACTTGGGTCATTGATAGTCTATTGTCTGGTTGGCTCTCGACGCAAGCTGCTATGATATCGTACACTTGGTCCCACTCGCTCTTGATACGTAATAGTATTGCTCTTCTGTTCTCAGGGGAAGGCATCTCCTTGGCAATGGCCTCAGCTAGGAGGTAGCCgtaactgtacacatcaatctTTGTAGTTTGTTTCGGAAGGGGATCGTCCAGATTAGATGGTGGGAAGGTTTCGGGGGCAGCATATACAATGGCACCAGGAGCTGCTGTCTTGCAGCTTTTAGCCAGATTGGCTGATCCAAAGTCGGATAGTTTTGCCTTCCAAACTCTTGGGTGTATTTGCTGGAGGAGGACGttgggagcactcacatcacggTGGATGATGGGCTCTTGATGCTCGTGGAGGTAGTGGAGGGCATAAGCCACCTCTCGAAATATCGATAACAAAGCATCCTTTTGGAAATTGACAATTTTCCTCTTATAAGCGGATCGGACGTCAGTATCCAAGAGCTCCAGAACAAGCAGAGGTGAGTCAGTACCTCTCTCCACACCAGCGTCCACTACAGCAGCAATCAGTCGCACCAGGTTGGGGTGTTGAACATGAGCCATGATTCGAATCTCTCTCTTGAGCTGATCAATCGTGTTTTTGTGGAGTATTTCTTTGTGTGCATACTTTACTGCTACTTGCTGACCACGGAACAACCCTCGACACACTGATCCCCAAGCACCATGTCCTAGGTTGTCTTGTAACACAACTTCTTGTCTTCGTACATTCCACGAGTCTTGGTCTAGTCGCGGAATTTGGAGCTTAGAAAACTTTGACTGACTTGTTTTGATTTCTGCCACCTCGAGCCTTCGTTGCATGTCATGAGCCTGCTGTTGAAAGTATTGCTTTTGCCTTTCCAGTTGGTGCTTTTCCATTTTGTGATGTTGTATTtgctcttctttttcttgagaaGTGGTACGTTCTCGCTCATTGTATCGTTGCAGCTCAGCTTCCAATAGTTTAGATTGTTCAGCCTGATTAGTTTCGATTCTCTGTTGAAGATTTCTGTTTTCTTGTTTAAGCTCCTCAATGACATCATCCTTGTTCTCCTTCAGCTTGGGTACTGTTGGGACAACACCTACATGTAAAAAAAAGAATGTATATTATACTCAGCATAAGTTGAACACTTACCTTCACTAACAATGGAGTAAGGCTCTCTGACTGGACTCAGATAATCCTCCTCGTCACCATCTCCATACATAGCAACATCAGGCTGAACATAGACACACATGTAGGTATCTTGAGTGAATCGTCGGACCAACTCTGGTAGCTCTCTTGGTGGTGTATTGATCAACCTGTCCTGGTCTCCCTCATACACCCACTCATTCAGCTCACGAGTGCAGTCAGTCACACGTGGAATGTTGTATGTGTCAACTGTACACAAAGGATCATTGTACTTTCAGTGGAAGATAATGACATGATCATACTTACAGACTCTGTTGGCCATGCTGTCAAAGAAGAGCCATGTGTTTGTGTGAAGGTCTCTAGTGAAGCAGACGTAGTGACTGGTCTCAATGCAGATCACAGAGAGGAGGTCCAACTTGTAGATATCATTATTGCTGTTCAATGCAGGCTCTGGCTTGTGCTGTTTTCTCTTATCCTTCTTGTGGGCCAGTGGACAGCAAGTGACACAGTAATACACATAGCTACTGGCAGCATCCTCATTCACACACTCGGAACACTTGTATTGAGACGGCTCTCCACAGAACATACAAGTTTTACCTGGAGAGaagtcagggtttcatctaggattaaaagtttgagggggaaggtttacgcaggccgcaaaatgtttggccactcccacatttgttgaccacacccctattacatgctagtgcatcctagttacatattgcacatcatagacagtactaatgtgatgatgtcattattatacaaacattTTTGTGGGGAAGACGAGCATTTtaggggggaaggttcaccccagcccccccccccactagatgaaaccctggaaGTATGTAGCACAGTAATCGTACGCACACATGATACAATACTTACCTGAGTCTGTGATCTCTGCAATTTTCAGCTTCAAATCAGGCACAATTTTTGGGTAAGTTTTGAACTCCCTTCCAAATCGTGGCACTTGAACGAGAAATTTCGATGGGATCTGCACGAAGGAAATACAATGAAAGgaatacaatcatgtatacaGGCCCAAATGGTTCACCTTGGTAAATGAGATATTTTGCTCCTTGAACATCATGGTAATGAGCATCCCTACAGTGGGTAGTCTGAGGTTAGGATCTGGCTCCACAAACAGTTGGACAAAGAACTCTTGCTCCACACCAAACGGACGTCTGTAGATgtgtatcataataattattacagtacacacaatattAGACATACCTGATGGAGATGAATGGCCTTGCGTGTAGTACGTGCTTAAACAGCATGTTCAGAAACTCCTCAGGATCTAAGTATACAACGTCAACATTTAGTATGTGACCATCTTAACCCATACTAATTACCTTTCTCCTTCTCAATCTTCCCCAGCTCATCCATCTTGTTTCTCATCTTCATAACTGATTCAAACCTCACCACACCATTCCTATAGTCAagcagcacacacacaatcaacaataatccctgtactgtactgtatgcataattatactttgtgGGGTAGACAGACCGTGAGGAAAGGGGGGAGAGAGTGTGGtagatacatgtgtgtatagctATTACAAAAGAGCTAAGACATGTACAGCTGTATACACAGCTCACTTTCTGAGAGGGTTGACGATTCCCTTCCAGAGCATGTTACTGATGGCCTGTCTGTTGATGTCAGTAGTACTAGTGCTGTAACTATCTTCCAGGAACATGTCATCAAAGATATTGCTGAGGGCAAATAATCCAAAGAGAGTGGAGTCCAGGTAGCAAGAGTTCTGGTTTCCCTGGATACCCTTCTGATCACCCACGTAGTGGCGTGGGGATGGCACTGTTGTTTGATCAACGTTCTCTTCGAATGGCACTTGTAGAGCTGTAGTGGAGGCAATAAATAAAGTGATGATATGACAATTAACACACGGTTAATGCCAGCTTGTGCTGGGAATCCATGAGCaggtgctgagtcagcatatCTCTGGTCAGATAGGAGACGAGCCACTGGATAGAAGGTTGCTTTGCCATAACCACATTGGAAGTAACGGACACCATTCAACTCTCCATCTCCACAACGATCAGCATACTCCTCCTGTGCATAGTAACTTGTTAACAATTCTTGCTGTAATTAAAACTCACCAGCTCAATCCCTGCCAGTAGCTCCTGATCGCCAGGGAGGTTCCCAATCCACCTCACAATTCCGTACCAGGGGTTTTGAGAGCAACCGAACTGAACAGCAGAGCCCATGGAGACGTCCACAGGAGCAGCAGGGCGTGGTAATGGTGGTAGCTGTCTCGGCTCCCTCTGGATTGGAGGAGTATTGCCAGCAAATTGTGAGGGGGCAGATCCACGCTGGTCAGGATGAAGTGCTGTGACAGGGCAGAATAATCCTTGGCCGTACTTGCAAAAAAACAACCTTATCCCCTGCCAGGTACCATCAGTACAGCCCTCCATATCCTCCTCCTATACAGGCATAACACATACCGTACTCTACcaagattacgcccaccctaattgcatgctacaaagcagctacaggtgggatgggcttaatttcgaaaacAGTAGTTTTGTCTCAAAATTAAGCCCACCCAGGTGTTTGCCTCGAAATTTAAGCCCACTCATTAAGAAACTATTCTTTTCTGTCTGCATCTGAGGCCTACTAGCTCTTGAAATACATCAACATACAACAACGGTAATGCATGGGTAAAGTAGCTAGGTATAGATTCTGCATCAGAAGGTTgttccttgtcactgtcagagtcttcaacagggattcagagaagattgtcctCGTCTCTTATACTTGCAAATAGGATCTAGCTATATCTAGCTATATTCAGAGCTATAATATCAGCGTACTACATGCAAGCGCACTACATGCACAATAAACTGCTAAACCTTTTCTTGACAAACTTGCTCACTGACAAATGCATCACTTCCTGGTGGGCGTATTCTCGAGGCAAATTAGTCTGtgcaggaactttcactcaaaagtgggggtgggcgtattttcggacgtgggcgtaatctcggtagagtacggtacaTGCAAACAACTACAAGTGTCAACTTACCAACTCCAGTCCAGCAATCAGTCCATTGACTTGAGGGAAGTTGCCCATCCAGCGAATCTCACCGTATCGAGGTGGGTCAGAAAACTCAACTCGAGAGCCCACAACAAACTGATGCTTGGTAGCTATGGCTACCACAGTAGACTGCTTGTTGCCAGCCCCAGGCATGTTGTCATAGTTGAGTGGTGGATGATCCTCAGAGTGATGGCTGTCAGATGGATCGACATAAACTCCAGGAGGGGGATAAGTTTGTGATGGGTAATCTCCAGCTCTCCCTTGTTGCTGATGGGCCCTCTCATGATCGACTGAATTTGCAGTAGCTCCTTCATTCTGACTGTGACATGGTATGGTCTCATACGTGGGATCACTTCCAGGATGCCATGAATGTTGTTTCTGAATTAGATTTTCTCTTCCTTGTTCATATTGATTAGCGAGGTCTTGCTCTTTCTTTTTTGCTTCTTCAAAAAGTTTCATTGCCTCTTGCTGAGTGGCGCTCTCATCAAGTGCAAGTGCACCCTTTACTTCTCTGAGTTCTGGATTTGAAGTATTTCCTCTTTTCTCATTTCTAGCAGCAGCTTCTTTTCTGGCCTCCTCTATCTTAGCCTCTTTAGCAGCCTTTAAAACTTTTTCCTGCTCTGCCAAAAACTGTCGCTCAGTCATGCCCTCCTCACGTGCAGCAGCTGCTGGGTCTGAAAGGTCGACAGCTCGAGCTGGGGGTGTGCGAGTGTTGGTCAACTCTTCTTTGAACACAAAGTCCTCAGGGACCACTAAATAGTGACCAGGTGCAGCCTTAAATAAGTGAGTTATTCCCGTTAGTGCTTTAGGGAAAAGATTAGTGGCAACAGTCCAATCCTGTGTGAAACAgccattattataatgtacggAACACTAAACATAGCATGCACTCACTGTTTCAATCCCTATGTGGTTGGTGTCCAGTGTTCTAGTCTGTACATCTCTACCAGTCCAGCGAACAGTTCCATGCATGGCTACATTCTTCCTGTTGTAGACCACCACACGATCGTTGATCttgaacatacatgtaggggGCTTATCGATAGGTGACCCGTGGGTAGAAGAGTTGACCCCTGATGAAGAAGAGCTCTTTAGCTGCTGACGTGTGGAGCCATGGGGCACTTGGTGAGGTGGTTTAGCAGCAAGCTTATCCAGAGACACAAAGAGACCACAGTCTTGATCACAGTCAAAATATCTGTATCCCCCAAAGAAACCATTACTGATGCCTTTTCCAAGGTAACGAGAATCCTATATACAGATGAGATCTGTAACGTAAGGAGAGCATAACATAACTATGCACTCACTGTAATCTCCACTCCAAAGTTCCTCCCTGGTAATGATTCCACAGGTCCAGCATGTCTCACTACACCATCAGACCAGGTAGGTGCACTTGTTTTATCACCAGGGAGCCTCACATATACCTGGTCACCTCTCTTCAGTCTGCTGCCCCATTCCAGCTTACTGTCCTCAGAGAACACAGCAAATCGATCACAAGGCTTCTCAATAGCTCCCAAAAGCTGTAGATCTCTGCTATTCAGTGGAAACACATAGTAATCGTCCTGACCACCATACAGTGTGACACTGGGGTCTTTTGTGGAGCAAAAGTTGTGAGGAGGTCTTCCATCATTGCGCTGTACCAACTCTCTATGGTGAATTTGAGTAAGCAGTTCACCTTGTAACACTTGAACAGGTTTTGAACCTGCTAGGACAGACATGATCTTCCCTGGAGCCTTCTCTCCATACACATCCTTCATTAGAATGTACAGGTAGTTTGCCCTTTTGGCCATGATCTGCTTTCTCTGAACCAACTCTGATGTGGTAATTACTAGAGCCTCACCCACTTTTATGACCCATAAAAATCACAGATTGTGGATATTCATGAATTTCTAGCTAACTCTCAATATAGTTTCAGTTTGACTGGTTTGCCCAGTTGGTCCAGTCTTGGTAGACCGTGTTTGAGGTCGTACTGGTGGACCAGGAACGAGTAGATCACATCAGCCACCAGGAAGATCTGCAGGGGAGGGGAGAGAGGGAGGATAAACAAAATGCTAATCACGAAATTATATGCCACTGGAATAACTTTTTaataaaacaataattatacgctaACCATGCACGGGGTTCATAATGTACTCCTGTTACTGACCTGAGCTAGTGAGTAGGTGAGAGTCATGGCAAAGAAGAAGTTAGCGTTAGCACTGCCTGCATGGATCCAGAGGTGCCAGAGGACAGGACAGAGGAGAGAGGAGGCCAGGAACatgaccaccaccaccagagTGTAGCGCAGGTCTGcacacaggggggggggtatgaaTGCAGATATTCCGATAAGAAAGATGTACTCCACACTGACATTAAGAATACTAAATACTTTTTGGCATTTTGAAAATAGGAAGAACGAAGTTTTAGTGTTCACTCTCACACACAGTTACAGATACGTACACCATTGAGGCTTGTACATGCATCGTATGTGTATTCTATCCCGATGCACTCACATCtgaatgtgtgtgtccagAGTGGCAGGAGTGCTAGTGGGATGGTGAGGTCACCCAGACACGGGTAGGACTTGAACAAGGTCGTCACAGAGAGGAGAATGTACGTCAGAAACACTGGGTGGTCACTGGAGGGAcgagggggggggaggggttgaGTGAGGAAGTTTAGTATAGCAGAAATAGTCAAGAATTGATTTAGGTACAACAAACTATAGGCCAAACTTCACATGTTTCTAGTAACCCATATCGTAATTCTTGTTTCTATGATCTAAGATATGGAGCTGCAATTAAAAACCAGCTCCTTCTGTTCTCTCACCTGAAGCGTATGGTGAGAGGGATGACGTAGATGAAGGCATTCATCTGGAACACACAGAGGAAGAATATTCTGAAGTGCTCAAACGTCTCAGTAAAGAAGTACCAGAACAGGCCGAGGTTGGGAGTCTGGTCCGGGACAGAGagcctgtgagggtgtgtggggtgtgagtggtgtgagtgggaagtgtgagggtgtggggtgtgggtgtgaggtgtgagggaaATATGAGGAATAAGAGGCGTACACACAAATAATATATTATAGGGAAGATATTTGTTCTATTCGTGTGGCTGCAATGAGGCTACAGGTATGAACTGGTAAAGAGAGCTTGTATTAACGTGCCCTCGTTGAGCTATTAGTACCAGAGCGTCTCCCTCTAAAGGTGAAGACTTGGACCACTATCTAATCACAACATGAAATGTGGTGCATAATGTATCCTGACAATGAATACACTGACAAGGCTGACCCCCCTAGCAACACTGCACTCCAGCACACCACCAAACACAACTGTTTACCAGctccaaacacacacccaTCCTGTAAACAATTCGTATTCGATATAGGTATACGTAGTACTGTCAAGAGGATTACCATGATTGTCTAATACACACTTTAAGTACATTCATCAGTGTACACAACACACCAATCATCATTACAGTACAATACAGCTTTTAAGACAGTACCCCCTCACCCTGTAGGACATGATCATGAATGGGAAGATGAGGACTGCAGGATAGAGTGAGAGGTAGGCagccacacacaggcacagggAGGACACCACCTCGTGACCTGTGCATGCGTGGGTGGAGGGAGGAGGTTCATTCTGTTCATATAAGGTGCGTATAATACACACACCAATTTGTGTAACAATATCAGAATAGTACAAAAGAATTTCCTTTCAGTTTGTGGGCTAAGCATTATTACTAAACAAACCATCTTGGGTTTCCTGGTATTTAAGGGGATAAGATTTTGGGGCGAGCTAAGTACTGACCCACCTCTCAGTTTGGTGGATAGAGCTGCAGTGACTGAGAGGTTAGTGAGGGTGATGGTGGAGAAGCCAGCACAGGTGACTATGGAGTAGGGGTTCAGTAGGTACCTGCACACCAGGAGGGACCAAACACCTTCAAAACATTTAACATCAGGATGATCTACCGGAGACAAGACATCTTCTGCCTTGCAGTGCAGTAGATCTACTGAGTAGATTTTGATCTAGATCGAGCACAGTATTTAATTAATATGGTCTTTTCTAGAGATGATACTTAATTAAGGTACGTGGAGAGGACGACTTTCCCTTCTTTGTGGATACAGAATTGGATGAGCTGCTTTCCTTCAAGAGCAATGATATTAAAGGAGCTCACCTCGATTCGCTCTGAAAGCCTTCGACATCTTAATTCCATATTCGCAAGTGGAATGGTAATGATCAtcataacaataattaatttatacaaCAACACAAAATCACACAAATATCAGATCTAGCACTCTTGGTAACATGTAAATATCCATCAATAATTACTGAGACGGTAGCTTATTGAGTTTTTCAAGTACTTGGGTCATTGATAGTCTATTGTCTGGTTGGCTCTCGACGCAAGCTGCTATGATATCGTACACTTGTTCCCACTTACTCTTGATACGTAATAGTATTGCTCTTCTGTTCTCAGGGGAAGGCATCTCCTTGGCAATGGCCTCAGCTAGGAGGTAGCCgtaactgtacacatcaattTTTGTAGTTTGTTTCGGAAGGGGATCGTCCAGATTAGATGGTGGGAAGGTTTCGGGGGCAGCATACACAATGGCACCAGGAGCTGCTGTCTTGCAGCTTTTAGCCAGATTGGCTGATCCAAAGTCGGATAGTTTTGCCTTCCAAACTCCTGGGTGTATTTGCTGGAGGAGGACGttgggagcactcacatcacggTGGATGATGGGCTCTTGATGCTCGTGGAGGTAGTGAAGGGCATAAGCCACCTCTCGAAATATCGATAACAAAGCATCCTTTTGGAAATCGACAATTTTTCTTTTGTAAGCGGATCGGACGTCAGTATCCAAGAGCTCCAAAACAAGCAGAGGTGAGTCAGTACCTCTCTCCACACCAGCGTCCACTACAGCAGCAATCAGTCGCACCAGGTTGGGGTGTTGAACATGAGCCATGATTCAAATCTCTCTCTTGAGCTGATCGATCGTGTTTTCGTGGAGTATTTCTTTGTGTGCACACTTTACTGCTACTTGCTGACCACGGAACAATCCTCGACACACTGATCCCCAAGCACCATGTCCTAGGTTGTCTTGTAATACAACTTCTTGTCTTCGTACATTCCACGAGTCTTGGTCTAGTCGCGGAATCTGGAGCTTAGAAAACTTTGACTGacttgttttgctctctgccACCTCGAGCCTTCGTTGCATGTCTTGAGCCTGTTGTTGAAAGTATTGCTTTTGCCTTTCCAGTTGGTGCTTTTCCATTTTGTGATGTTGTATTTGCTCTTCTTTCTCAGCCATTTCTTGAGAGGTGGTACGTTCTTGCTCATTGTATCGTTGCAGCTCAGCTTCTAATAGTTTAGATTGTTCAGCCTGATTGGTTTCGATTCTCTGTTGAAGATTTCTGTTTTCTTGTTTAAGCTCCTCAATGACATCATCCTTGTTCTCCTTCAGCTTGGGCACTGTTGGGACAACACCTACACGTAAAAAAATAATGTATTTTATACTCAGCATAAGTTGAACACTTACCTTCACTAACAATGGAGTAAGGCTCTCTGACTGGATTTAGATAATCCTCCTCGTCACCATCGTCATACATAGCGACATCAGGCTGAACATAGACACACATGTAAATGTCTTGAGTGAATCGTCGGACCAACTCTGGTAGCTCTCTTGGTGGTGTGTTGATCAACCTGTCCTGGTCTCCCTCATACACCCACTCATTCAGCTCACGAGTGCAGTCAGTCACACGTGGAATGTTGTACGTGTCATCTGTACACATaaacatgtaccgtatagcgggtaattttcggggacaaaatattcgtggttcagcaatattgagacatttcgtaggtaaaattttcgtggttggaacttacactgcaggtaaaggtaggcaaggtggCTTCTttcatgggtaaaatattcgtggtcagaccttcaaccacaaaaaccacgaatattttgccccacgaaaattaccattATACTTTCAGTGGAAGATAATGACATGATCATACTTACAGACTCTGTTGGCCATGCTGTCAAAGAAGAGCCATGTGTTTGTATTGAGGTCTCTAGTGAAGCAGACGTAGTGACTGGTCTCAATACAGATCACAGAGAGGGGGTCCAACTTGTACAGCTCATTATTGTTGATCAGTGCAGGCTCAGGCTTGTGCTGTTTTCTCTCATCCTTCTTGTGGGCCAGTGGACAGCAAGTGGTACAGTAATACACATAGCCACTGACATCATGCTCACCCACACACTCGGAACACTTGTATTGGGACAGCTCTCCACAGATCATACAAGGAGGGGTTTTGCCTGGAGAAAAGTATGTAGCACAGTGATCGTATGCACACATGACACAATACTTACCTACCTGAGTCTGTGATCTCTGCAATGTTCAGCTTCAGATCAGGCATACTTTTTGGGTAAGTCTTGAACTCCCATCTACATTGTGGCAGTTGAATGAGAAGTTTCGATGGGATCTACACGAaagaaatacatgtacaataaaaagATACAAGACACAATAAAATGGTTCACCTTGGTAAATGAGATCTTTTGCTCCTTGAACATCATGGTAATGAGTACCCCCACAGTGGGTAGTCTGATGTTAGGATCTGGCTCCACAAACAGTTGGACAAAGAACTCTTGATCCACACCAAACGGACGCCTGTATAAATTTAGACGTGCATcagtgtacacacaatatTAGACATACCTAATGGAGATGAATGGCTTCGTGtgtagcatgtgtttgaagAGCATATTCAGAAACTCTTCAGGATCTAAGTACACAACATCAAAATTTAGTATGTGACCATCTTTACCCATAATAATAACCTTTCTCCTTCTCAGTGATTCCCTCCATCTTTCCCAGCTCACCCAGCTTGTTTCTCATCTTCATAACTGATTCAAACCTCACCACACCATTCCTAGAGTCaagcagacacacacacactcaataaTCCCTGCACGGTACTGTATGCATAACCTATGTGGGGTAGACAGTGGGGGATAGTGAGGAAAGGGGGGagatacatgtgtgtatacagtagactctcgttaatccggtcacccttgggaccatgcagcttggccggaatagcgaggtggctgcatctcagaaaatagccgcggcttaaaaacgaccttacctcgaatctaatgactacttttgcggttcttgtctcgaggataatgtaagataatgaatcattctgttctctatttaagtgtaattcaatttttatttgctaaaccacacccaaaacgtcatatccggccgtaacatacgtataaaattacattgaaaaccttgtttgggacagacagcactggccggtaaacggaatagcgaggtggccgtacttcaggtcgagttttgtgcagaaaacatatagctagcatcaGAATACTCCTCCTGTACATATCAATTTGTTAACAATTCTTGCTGTAATTAATAAACTCACCAGCTCAATCCC of Halichondria panicea chromosome 9, odHalPani1.1, whole genome shotgun sequence contains these proteins:
- the LOC135341219 gene encoding phosphatidylinositol glycan anchor biosynthesis class U protein-like translates to MELRCRRLSERIEIKIYSVDLLHCKAEDVLSPVDHPDVKCFEGVWSLLVCRYLLNPYSIVTCAGFSTITLTNLSVTAALSTKLRGHEVVSSLCLCVAAYLSLYPAVLIFPFMIMSYRDGCVFGAGKQLCLVVCWSAVLLGGSALLSVPDQTPNLGLFWYFFTETFEHFRIFFLCVFQMNAFIYVIPLTIRFSDHPVFLTYILLSVTTLFKSYPCLGDLTIPLALLPLWTHTFRYLRYTLVVVVMFLASSLLCPVLWHLWIHAGSANANFFFAMTLTYSLAQIFLVADVIYSFLVHQYDLKHGLPRLDQLGKPVKLKLY
- the LOC135340814 gene encoding uncharacterized protein LOC135340814, giving the protein MAHVQHPNLVRLIAAVVDAGVERGTDSPLLVLELLDTDVRSAYKRKIVDFQKDALLSIFREVAYALHYLHEHQEPIIHRDVSAPNVLLQQIHPGVWKAKLSDFGSANLAKSCKTAAPGAIVYAAPETFPPSNLDDPLPKQTTKIDVYSYGYLLAEAIAKEMPSPENRRAILLRIKSKWEQVYDIIAACVESQPDNRLSMTQVLEKLNKLPSQ